One stretch of Candidatus Omnitrophota bacterium DNA includes these proteins:
- a CDS encoding transglycosylase SLT domain-containing protein encodes MNTLEAVHGKESSFGTMMGTRGSSEAVGHFHLKPDAATRYGLSVSKNNDQRFDIHYASSAAARYLKDLDTMFGEKTRLKGIETIPVRSVLERKKFSLAAYNAGEGRIATAQHLAEQAGNDPELWGDVERFLEAAHATPDKAEEIRRYLEMVPAYEAEFAEKSLANKALKQKKVSNRKGRCSDGHWRTIDGKPVFICD; translated from the coding sequence GTGAATACCCTCGAGGCTGTGCATGGCAAGGAGAGCAGTTTTGGGACCATGATGGGGACGCGAGGTTCTTCTGAAGCGGTCGGCCACTTTCACTTGAAGCCTGATGCGGCCACACGGTACGGCTTAAGCGTATCGAAGAACAATGATCAACGCTTTGATATTCACTACGCCTCTTCTGCAGCGGCGCGGTACTTGAAAGATCTCGACACCATGTTTGGTGAGAAGACCAGATTGAAAGGAATCGAGACGATTCCTGTCAGGAGCGTTTTGGAGCGGAAAAAGTTCAGTCTCGCAGCCTATAACGCTGGTGAAGGTCGCATTGCAACCGCGCAGCATCTCGCTGAACAGGCAGGGAATGATCCTGAGTTATGGGGCGATGTTGAGCGATTTCTTGAGGCTGCCCACGCGACGCCAGACAAAGCAGAAGAAATTCGGCGTTACCTCGAAATGGTGCCGGCCTACGAAGCTGAGTTTGCTGAAAAGTCGCTGGCGAACAAAGCGCTGAAGCAGAAAAAAGTCAGCAACCGCAAGGGCCGCTGCAGCGATGGACATTGGCGAACGATTGATGGAAAGCCGGTCTTCATATGCGATTGA
- a CDS encoding nucleotidyl transferase AbiEii/AbiGii toxin family protein, translating into MAERDFEELLGSFNKHKVRYCLVGAFAVAYHAIPRYTKDMDLLIEPSEENAKKILNALRDFGFGALNITAHDLTTAGQIVQLGYEPLRVDLLTSVKGSTFSEIWRHRRQGLYGKRRVWFIGLDELIKSKQASGRPQDRVDVKKLEKRKPRSGYR; encoded by the coding sequence ATGGCGGAACGAGACTTCGAAGAGTTATTAGGGTCATTCAACAAGCATAAGGTCCGCTACTGTCTCGTGGGGGCGTTCGCGGTCGCCTATCACGCCATCCCACGATATACCAAAGACATGGATTTGCTCATTGAGCCGTCAGAGGAGAACGCTAAGAAGATTCTTAACGCTCTAAGGGATTTTGGCTTCGGAGCACTCAATATTACAGCTCACGATTTAACCACAGCAGGGCAAATCGTGCAATTGGGCTATGAACCTCTTCGCGTCGATTTGTTGACGTCCGTTAAGGGAAGCACGTTTTCAGAAATTTGGAGACATCGTCGGCAGGGACTCTACGGCAAACGACGGGTCTGGTTTATCGGGTTGGATGAGCTGATCAAAAGCAAACAAGCCTCGGGTCGCCCTCAGGACCGCGTTGACGTGAAGAAACTTGAAAAACGAAAACCGCGGAGCGGCTACAGATGA